The segment GGCCAGGAGTCCCGTAGGCGCGAAGAGAATGATCTGGTCACAAAATCTCAGCGCGAGATTGATGTCATGCAAGGCGATCAGGCAGATCGCCTCCTGTTCGCGCACGATACCGCGCACTCCCTCGATCAAGGCCAACTGCCAACGTAGATCAAGGGCGCTGGTCGGCTCATCGAGCAACAACAGCTGAGGTTGACGAACCAATGCCTGGGCAAGGCCGACCATCTGGCGCTGCCCACCTGACAAGGTATCCATGCGGCGAAACGCCAAGGCATGCAGCGAGAGACGCTCGAAGACCTGCTCGACCAGTGCATCAGTATCGGCACGACTCAGCTCCGCCCGCGCCGCGCGACAGGCACTGGCCACGGCTTCGTAGGCCACCAGACTGGTAGGCTGTGGCAGGCTCTGCGGCAGATAACCGACATGGCGCATCCGCGTGGCACCCCGCAGCGCCGAAAGCTCAAGCTCACCGAGATGAATCTGTCCCTTGGCAGGCCGCAGACCGGCAACCGCCTTCAGGAAAGTCGATTTGCCGACAGCATTGGGGCCAAGCACCCCAACCAGAGAGCCTGACGGCATCGGTGGAAGATCCAGTCCATCGAAGATGAGACGACGCTGATAACCGGTCGTGAGACCCGAGATACGAAGTTCCACTGGTAAATGACTCATCCCTGCCCCCTGCGCTGACCGAGCAGCAGAGCCAGAAAACACGGAATGCCAATCAACGAGGTGACGATCCCCACGGGTAGCACCAACCCTGGTATCAGCGACTCACTGGCCGTGGCGGCCAGGGACAGCACAAGCGCCCCTGCCAGCGCACTGCCGGGCAGATAGAATCGGTGGTCTTCGCCCAGCGCCAGACGCGCCATATGGGGGCCGACCAGGCCGATGAAGCCAATCGTGCCGACAAAGGCCACCGCCACTGCTGCCAACAGACTGACGCGCAACAGCGCCGTGCGCCGAAGACGCGTCACCGGCACACCAAAACTGCGCGCATGATCTTCGCCTGCCCGCAGCGCCGTCATGGCCCAGGCGCGGCGCATGGCAAACGGCAGACAGACGACCAGCACGCTGGCGATGATGGCCACGCGCTCCCATGATGCCCCAGAGAGACTCCCCATGGTCCAGAATACCAATTGCTGCAGGGCATCAGGACTGGCAATGAACTGAACCAGTGCATTGATGGCATTCAGAACGAAGACCAGCGCGATTCCGAACAGCACGATCACCTCGCGACTCGCGCCGTAGAGCGAGGCTACGGCATCGATGGCCAGAATCGACAGCGCCGCGAACACGAAGGCCATCAAGGCAATGGTATAGCTGGGTGGCAGACCCGGCAGAGTGACATCGAGAATGATGACCAGTGACGCCCCGAGCGTCGCTGCAGCGCCCACCCCCAAGGTGAAAGGACTGGCCAACGCATTGTTGAGCACCGTCTGCATCTCGGCGCCGGCAAGCCCAAGCGCCGCCCCTACCAACGCGGCCATGATCGCCGTGGGCAGACGAATCTGCCAGACGATTGCCTCGTTGATCGCCCCATGAGCCCCCGGGTGCACGAGTTCTGCCAGCAGATCGCTCAGCGGGAGATGGGCAGGCCCCGTCATGATGTCAGCGAATATCGCCAGCAATAGCGCAGCGCCCAGCAAGGTGATGATGACCACTCGTCGCCAGGCGAATTGTCGGTATTGCTGAGCGAGAGATAGAGAAGAAGTTGACGTGAGTTGCGCACGTGAAGTGGAGGACATCAGTCTTTTTTCGATCACCAGCAAGGTCTGCCACAGGAAGATGAGAAGGAATTCCGATTCGGTAGCGCCAGAGACCGGGAAACGATGCGTCGGAGATTCTCGACACATCTCCCGCGGCTCGTGGTCCCTGCCTGTCATTGAAGAGGAGGCCGAGAGACACCACGCAAAAGATGATAATGATTAACGAATGCATTCACAATGCATTGCCAGCATCCAGCGCTACGTCAACGCACTGTCAACCTGACGGCTCGCGCAGCCGCTATCAAAAGCTTGGACAGGACATGAGGGATTGCTATGTTCAGGACTCCATTGATAGCAGGAGTCTGACATGACCCGCCTGACCGCAAAGGATTTTGCTCCAGAGTTGCTGGAGCTGTATGACGGCTATGTTCACGGCAACATCACGCGTCGGCAGTTCCTCGATGGTGCAGCGGCCTTTGCCGTCGCGGGACTGACAGCCACCTCCATTCTGGCAAGCCTGAGCCCCAACTACGCGTTGGCGTCACAGGTGGAATTCACTGACCCCGACATCATCGCCGAGTACATCACCTACCCCTCTCCTCAGGGCCATGGTGAGGTGCGAGCGTATCTGGTGCGCCCTGCCAAGACGGAGGGGCCATTGCCTGCAGTGATGGTCGTTCATGAGAATCGTGGTCTGAATCCCTACATCGAAGACGTCGCACGGCGCGTGGCCAAGGCAGGCTATATCGCCCTCGCACCGGATGGCCTCAGCTCCGTCGGCGGCTACCCGGGCAATGATCCCAAGGGCAAGGAGCTGCAAGCCGCGATTGATCCCGAGAAGCTGATGAACGACTTCTTCGCCGGTATCGAATTCCTGTTGGCTGACGAGCGCACCACCGACAAGGTCGGCATCACCGGCTTCTGCTATGGCGGAGGTGTCTCCAACGCCGCGGCGGTGGCTTACCCGGAGCTCGCCTGCGCCGTACCCTTCTACGGGCGCCAGCCACGCGTAGAGGAAGTCGCCGCCATCAAGGCACCGCTGCTGCTGCAGTACGCCGAGAATGATGAACGCGTCAATGCCGGCTGGCCGGCTTACGAAGCCGCCCTGAAAGCAAACGACAAGGTCTATGAGGCCTATATCTACCCGGGCACCAGCCACGGCTTCCATAACGACTCCACCCCGCGCTATGACGAGGAAGCCGCCAAGCTGGCCTGGGACAGAACCTTGGGATGGTTTGCCAAGTATCTGAGCTAAAACGCTGAGCTACGTATCTGAGCTACATATCTGAACTACTGACGTGCCAGTGGGCAGAAGCGCAAGCCAACCGCCACTTGTGAACACACTGCAATAACCTGAACATCAATGACCTAACATGCCGTATCGTCACCAATGCGACGATACGGCATGTCGTCAACGGATTGGCATAAACGACGTTACCTACCCCCCCATGAATAAATAGCTTATCTTCCATCATGTAAAATACTGGACTGTTGAAATATCAG is part of the Cobetia sp. L2A1 genome and harbors:
- the yghX gene encoding YghX family hydrolase, which codes for MTRLTAKDFAPELLELYDGYVHGNITRRQFLDGAAAFAVAGLTATSILASLSPNYALASQVEFTDPDIIAEYITYPSPQGHGEVRAYLVRPAKTEGPLPAVMVVHENRGLNPYIEDVARRVAKAGYIALAPDGLSSVGGYPGNDPKGKELQAAIDPEKLMNDFFAGIEFLLADERTTDKVGITGFCYGGGVSNAAAVAYPELACAVPFYGRQPRVEEVAAIKAPLLLQYAENDERVNAGWPAYEAALKANDKVYEAYIYPGTSHGFHNDSTPRYDEEAAKLAWDRTLGWFAKYLS
- a CDS encoding ABC transporter ATP-binding protein, with product MSHLPVELRISGLTTGYQRRLIFDGLDLPPMPSGSLVGVLGPNAVGKSTFLKAVAGLRPAKGQIHLGELELSALRGATRMRHVGYLPQSLPQPTSLVAYEAVASACRAARAELSRADTDALVEQVFERLSLHALAFRRMDTLSGGQRQMVGLAQALVRQPQLLLLDEPTSALDLRWQLALIEGVRGIVREQEAICLIALHDINLALRFCDQIILFAPTGLLATGDPRQVITADHLREAYGIEARIETCSQGYPVVMSDRVADDVSGATLGEVSR
- a CDS encoding FecCD family ABC transporter permease translates to MCRESPTHRFPVSGATESEFLLIFLWQTLLVIEKRLMSSTSRAQLTSTSSLSLAQQYRQFAWRRVVIITLLGAALLLAIFADIMTGPAHLPLSDLLAELVHPGAHGAINEAIVWQIRLPTAIMAALVGAALGLAGAEMQTVLNNALASPFTLGVGAAATLGASLVIILDVTLPGLPPSYTIALMAFVFAALSILAIDAVASLYGASREVIVLFGIALVFVLNAINALVQFIASPDALQQLVFWTMGSLSGASWERVAIIASVLVVCLPFAMRRAWAMTALRAGEDHARSFGVPVTRLRRTALLRVSLLAAVAVAFVGTIGFIGLVGPHMARLALGEDHRFYLPGSALAGALVLSLAATASESLIPGLVLPVGIVTSLIGIPCFLALLLGQRRGQG